The following are from one region of the Stanieria sp. NIES-3757 genome:
- the nrtP gene encoding high-affinity nitrate/nitrite bispecific transporter produces MLGEMWQFRGRYKILHMTWFAFFLSFVVWFNLAPLATSVQADLGLTDAQIKTLAICNVALTVPARILIGMLLDKFGPRRTYSLLLIYAAIPCLIFAASQTFTQLVVSRLLLSIVGAGFVIGIRMVAEWFPPKEIGLAEGVYGGWGNFGSAAAAFTLPTIGAWIAFGATNPTTGEALLNWRGCIASTGIIAALYGILYFFNVQDTPPGKVYRRPRSARGLEVTTKKDFWFLMLMNIPLTGILMLLAWRLMKVQLYGTGTMYLVWICLLGLYLFQAYNCWSVNKDLLSGKKRYSADDRYNFSQVAILELTYLVNFGSELAVVSMLPAFFEGTFALSKAQAGMIAASYAFMNLAARPGGGLISDKLGSRKLTMAVLTAGMGIGYLMLGSVGSGWWLPAAVILTMACSFFVQAGEGSTFAIVPLVKRRVTGQIAGNVGAYGNVGAVAYLTIYSLLPTWLGGGTEPSPAILAQSNTYFFQIMGVAALIVAALSFVVLKEPKGSFAEHHEGEEEVIETPTMHTEIKF; encoded by the coding sequence ATGCTTGGAGAAATGTGGCAATTCAGGGGTAGATATAAAATCTTACACATGACCTGGTTTGCATTCTTTTTATCGTTTGTAGTTTGGTTTAATTTAGCACCATTAGCGACCTCGGTACAAGCAGATTTAGGTTTAACTGATGCTCAAATCAAAACTTTGGCTATTTGTAACGTTGCTCTAACAGTACCAGCCAGAATTTTAATTGGAATGTTGCTAGATAAATTCGGTCCCAGAAGGACTTATTCTCTTTTATTAATTTATGCAGCTATTCCTTGTCTGATTTTTGCTGCCTCACAAACTTTTACTCAGTTGGTAGTTTCTCGTTTACTACTAAGTATCGTTGGTGCAGGTTTTGTGATTGGGATCCGCATGGTAGCAGAATGGTTTCCACCCAAAGAAATTGGTTTAGCTGAAGGTGTTTATGGTGGTTGGGGTAATTTTGGTTCTGCTGCTGCTGCTTTTACTTTACCAACCATTGGTGCTTGGATAGCTTTTGGTGCAACTAACCCAACTACAGGAGAAGCTTTACTCAACTGGCGTGGTTGTATTGCTAGTACTGGTATTATTGCTGCTCTCTATGGCATACTTTACTTCTTTAATGTTCAAGACACTCCTCCAGGAAAAGTATATCGAAGACCTAGAAGTGCGAGAGGATTAGAGGTTACTACCAAAAAAGACTTTTGGTTTTTAATGTTAATGAACATTCCTTTAACTGGAATTTTGATGCTGCTCGCTTGGCGTTTGATGAAAGTCCAGTTATATGGCACGGGTACTATGTATCTTGTCTGGATATGCTTACTCGGTTTATATTTGTTCCAGGCTTACAATTGCTGGAGTGTTAACAAAGACTTATTAAGTGGGAAAAAACGCTATTCTGCCGATGACCGCTACAATTTCTCTCAAGTTGCCATTCTCGAACTAACTTACTTAGTTAACTTTGGTTCTGAATTGGCTGTTGTTTCAATGCTGCCTGCTTTTTTTGAAGGTACTTTTGCGCTATCAAAAGCTCAAGCAGGAATGATTGCTGCTAGCTATGCGTTTATGAACTTAGCTGCACGTCCTGGCGGTGGGTTGATTTCTGATAAATTAGGTAGTCGTAAACTAACTATGGCAGTCCTTACTGCTGGAATGGGAATTGGTTATTTAATGCTGGGTTCAGTTGGTAGTGGTTGGTGGTTACCTGCTGCGGTAATCTTAACTATGGCTTGTTCTTTCTTCGTTCAAGCAGGAGAAGGTTCTACCTTTGCGATTGTTCCGTTAGTTAAACGGCGTGTTACTGGACAAATTGCCGGGAATGTTGGTGCTTATGGCAATGTCGGCGCAGTGGCTTATTTAACTATTTATAGTTTGCTTCCTACTTGGTTAGGAGGTGGTACAGAACCATCACCAGCAATTTTAGCTCAATCTAATACTTATTTCTTTCAAATTATGGGGGTAGCTGCTTTGATTGTTGCTGCTTTATCTTTCGTCGTACTTAAAGAACCTAAAGGCTCTTTTGCTGAGCATCATGAAGGTGAAGAAGAAGTTATAGAAACTCCAACCATGCATACAGAAATTAAATTTTAA
- a CDS encoding nitrate ABC transporter, ATPase subunits C and D, protein MQISSNTLPNQLSSSNSADFLQFDGVAKIYPTAKGSYTVLEDVNFSVKEGEFICVIGHSGCGKSTLLSMVSGLNKPSMGEIRLRNQPITKPGPERMVIFQNYSLLPWKTAYENVYLAVEQVYKHKSRHEKKEITLEHLELVGLSEAANKKPAQLSGGMKQRVAIARALATRPEVLIMDEPFGALDPITREEMQEELLKIWRDHRCTVLMITHDIDEALFLSDRLVMMTNGPAANIGEILEIPFARPRDRMKLMENTQYFELRNYALDFLYRRFAHDDALE, encoded by the coding sequence ATGCAAATTTCCAGTAATACTTTACCAAATCAACTTTCATCCTCTAACTCAGCAGACTTCTTACAATTTGATGGTGTTGCCAAAATTTATCCCACCGCTAAAGGTAGTTATACAGTTTTAGAAGATGTTAACTTCAGTGTTAAAGAAGGGGAATTTATTTGCGTTATCGGTCACTCTGGTTGCGGTAAATCCACTCTTTTAAGCATGGTATCGGGATTAAACAAACCGAGTATGGGAGAGATTCGTTTAAGAAATCAGCCCATTACTAAACCAGGGCCAGAAAGAATGGTAATTTTTCAAAACTATTCCCTTTTACCCTGGAAAACTGCTTACGAAAATGTTTATTTAGCTGTCGAACAAGTTTATAAACATAAATCTCGCCACGAGAAAAAAGAAATCACTTTAGAACATTTAGAATTAGTAGGCTTAAGCGAAGCAGCGAATAAAAAACCCGCCCAACTTTCTGGAGGCATGAAACAAAGAGTTGCGATCGCTCGTGCTTTGGCAACTCGTCCTGAAGTCTTAATTATGGACGAACCGTTTGGGGCATTAGATCCCATTACGAGGGAAGAAATGCAAGAAGAATTGCTCAAAATCTGGCGAGATCATCGCTGTACGGTACTGATGATCACTCACGATATTGATGAGGCGTTATTTTTATCAGACCGCTTAGTCATGATGACTAATGGCCCTGCTGCCAATATTGGAGAAATTTTAGAAATTCCTTTTGCCCGTCCCCGCGATCGTATGAAGTTAATGGAAAATACTCAATATTTTGAACTGCGTAATTATGCTCTAGATTTCCTTTATCGTCGTTTTGCCCATGATGATGCCCTGGAGTAA